One Triticum dicoccoides isolate Atlit2015 ecotype Zavitan chromosome 4B, WEW_v2.0, whole genome shotgun sequence genomic window carries:
- the LOC119296128 gene encoding uncharacterized protein LOC119296128 — protein sequence MGRKMGTLQLEDIGDHHLSVEVSQASDDDSPVSPCIGSAHQAEIPNLATDDERRHLMASSLHSCKLHVYDYPSVSIPVVWGSHPPSQVNKKEDITSELNWTYLDPHAVLPVDQIDSANNQVCDETPVQCFTRESRDLFTDKTMVHQRETKKNASLHGLSASVWTGLEEECFLLGLHIFGKNLSLVSKFIGSKTVGEVLCYYYGRFYNGTAYKRWSHLRRTRTTRCILGRSIFTGRRQQELISRLKLKISKEAHASLVEVLRSLGSDLTSLEECVFTLKSTIGAETFVEVVGIGKGKHDLTGFVQDTSKTNKGLSVSANTPKGINCSRLAREEIVNTLTGDSRRSKVKLNDLFWEAVWPRLLARGWHSEQPKDVRTTKNCLVYLVPAIKKFSRRKLTKGTHYFDSITDVLKKVAADPTLLQLETDGIDNGAPVDINGRATGQDGPLDSDLELPMFTIIDTSLVQGEAPFKVRALRSLPADANISFGSTDDSDNMSSDSSSQEQHNDGNLSDDQECHGQVTAPVNDIEMGSVYSTTKESLVDLLEAMGTAPQSVFPVNGHSSDDRHSGISSGNGDKADLTCCSVLGRKTGRLVYLSPKRRRFARYSNDQTSQHSFYLPDDADFEKKKLKPLSTTSKPTVIDLGGSFQTRTLANCSMKGKPCEQITEVAKPSTNGRSLEKRNVVNTNEDKSSEGKFDAVARTSMGGTLPDNHDFLQKNEDLTVVNTNEDNSPSISNNEIVPDVLDAAGKHDITVETSSRRQGTRNRPPTVRALEAVALGLLGGTKRKGDTRSLAARRPPQRARKNED from the exons ATGGGACGCAAG ATGGGAACACTTCAGTTAGAAGACATTGGTGATCACCATTTATCTGTAGAAGTTTCTCAAGCTTCGGATGATGACTCACCAGTATCCCCATGCATAGGAAGTGCGCACCAGGCAGAAATCCCCAACCTAGCCACAGACGATGAACGACGTCATCTCATGGCCAGCTCACTCCACAGTTGCAAGTTACATGTGTATGATTATCCTAGTGTTTCTATACCAGTTGTATGGGGAAGCCATCCACCAAGTCAAGTTAACAAGAAGGAAGATATTACAAGTGAACTTAACTGGACATATCTGGATCCTCATGCTGTGCTACCAGTAGATCAAATTGACTCTGCAAATAATCAAGTTTGTGATGAAACACCGGTTCAGTGTTTCACCCGAGAAAGCCGTGACCTCTTCACTGACAAGACAATGGTGCATcaaagagaaacaaaaaaaaatgcTTCACTGCATGGCTTATCTGCCTCCGTTTGGACTGGTCTAGAGGAAGAATGCTTTCTTCTTGGGCTGCACATTTTTGGTAAAAATCTCAGCCTGGTGAGCAAGTTCATAGGGAGCAAGACTGTTGGGGAGGTGCTCTGCTACTACTATGGGAGGTTCTATAATGGAACTGCATATAAAAGATGGTCGCACCTTAGAAGGACAAGAACTACTAGATGCATTCTCGGGAGAAGCATTTTTACTGGTCGGCGACAACAGGAGCTTATATCTCGTTTGAAATTGAAAATATCCAAGGAGGCTCATGCTTCGTTAGTTGAG GTTTTAAGGTCTTTGGGCTCTGACCTAACATCTTTAGAGGAATGTGTCTTCACTCTGAAATCCACCATTGGAGCAGAAACTTTTGTTGAGGTCGTTGGGATTGGTAAAGGGAAGCATGATTTGACTGGATTTGTTCAGGACACATCCAAAACAAACAAAGGTCTATCTGTTTCCGCCAACACACCTAAAGGCATAAATTGTTCCAGGCTTGCTAGAGAAGAGATAGTCAACACCTTAACAGGTGATTCCAGGAGAAGTAAGGTGAAATTAAATGATCTGTTTTGGGAAGCTGTTTGGCCCCGTTTGCTTGCAAGAGGATGGCACTCAGAGCAGCCAAAAGACGTCCGCACAACCAAGAATTGCCTTGTATATTTGGTGCCTGCTATCAAAAAATTCTCAAGAAGGAAGCTCACTAAAGGAACTCACTATTTCGATTCTATCACTGACGTCCTTAAAAAAGTGGCAGCAGACCCGACTCTTCTTCAGCTAGAGACAGATGGAATAGATAATGGTGCACCTGTTGATATAAATGGCCGGGCAACAGGCCAAGATGGTCCTTTGGATAGTGATCTGGAGCTTCCAATGTTCACTATAATTGATACTAGCTTGGTCCAAGGGGAAGCGCCCTTCAAAGTGAGGGCTCTGAGAAGCTTACCTGCTGATGCAAATATTAGCTTTGGATCTACAGATGATTCAGATAATATGTCAAGTGACAGTTCCTCTCAGGAGCAACATAATGATGGTAACTTGTCAGATGACCAGGAATGTCATGGACAAGTGACAGCTCCTGTTAATGACATTGAAATGGGATCAGTTTACAGTACAACCAAAGAATCGCTGGTGGATTTGTTGGAAGCCATGGGGACTGCACCACAATCTGTCTTTCCAGTTAATGGCCATTCTTCCGATGATCGGCACTCAGGCATTTCTAGTGGTAATGGTGACAAAGCAGACTTGACATGCTGCTCTGTCCTTGGAAGGAAAACTGGGAGACTAGTGTATTTATCTCCAAAGCGCAGAAGATTTGCTAGGTACAGTAATGACCAGACCAGCCAACACAGCTTTTATTTACCAGATGATGCTGATTTCGAGAAAAAGAAACTGAAGCCTTTATCCACTACATCAAAGCCAACTGTTATTGATCTTGGTGGTAGTTTCCAAACCAGAACACTGGCAAACTGTTCCATGAAGGGGAAGCCATGTGAACAGATAACAGAGGTTGCGAAGCCTAGTACCAACGGCAGATCGCTTGAGAAGCGGAATGTGGTGAATACAAATGAGGACAAGTCATCAGAAGGAAAGTTTGATGCAGTAGCCAGGACTAGCATGGGAGGGACTTTGCCAGACAATCATGATTTTTTGCAGAAAAATGAAGATCTAACTGTGGTGAATACAAATGAGGACAATTCACCTTCCATTTCGAATAACGAGATAGTTCCTGATGTTTTGGATGCTGCCGGAAAACATGATATAACTGTTGAGACGAGCTCTCGGAGGCAGGGAACCAGAAATCGGCCTCCCACCGTAAGAGCTCTGGAAGCAGTTGCTCTTGGTCTCCTCGGAGGCACAAAGCGCAAGGGGGACACAAGAAGCTTGGCGGCAAGAAGGCCTCCTCAGCGGGCTCGCAAGAACGAAGATTGA